A segment of the Juglans regia cultivar Chandler chromosome 15, Walnut 2.0, whole genome shotgun sequence genome:
CCATAAGAGCGTTCATCAAAACCAGATGGGGTCTATCAAACCAACCGATTGTTTCATCTATGAGTAAGCTGCGGAATGTCTTCGTGCGACTGGCGTTGGAGGAAGACTTTGTTAAGGCTTTTGCTCGTGAGAATTGTGAAATCAATGGAGTACCGTATAGAGTTTTCCATTGGACTACTGATttccaagaagatcaagaaccAGTCCGTGTGCCGGTGTGGATCACGCTGCCAGGTCTTCCACCAAACTATTATCATGAATCTTTCCTTCGCAGCATTACGGCTCCCATTGGAAGATTTCTAAAGCGTGACAATCCCACTCGATGCGCTACTCGTACAGATGGTGCAAGAATCTGTTTAGAGATGGATATTTCTAAAGAACCTATTCAAGCGTTGTGGATTGGTACCCCCCGTCATCCACAAAGTCTCTAtcaaattattgagttcgagacCTTGCCGGCATACTGTCCTAAGTGTCATGTTCAAGGCCATAACTCCAAGACTTGTAAGGGTGAAGGCAAGAAACGGAATGTGCAGATGAAGGATCCTAAAGACAAGGCAACGATGGAACAGGTTTGGGTTATCAAGGAATCCAAAGCTGGGAGTCTTGTTCAGAAGGGTGAGTCTAGTAAGGTGGACGGGAGGTAGTTGATTGTGGAGGACCGTATTCCAAATGATCAAGTTAGGGAGACATCGGATGCTGACCGTATGAATGGTGTTGAAAACAGAGGAATGGAAGCAGTTACTCAATTAGAGCAGGAAGTGGTTGATGGTGAACCGGGGTTCATAATTCAGGTTCCCATAGTTCCAGTTATGGACCAGGTGGGGCCTGGTAGTTCAATGGACGTTGATTTGGAGGTGGCTGATCTTGAGGAGGGGATGTTGTTGGAGCCGAAGCTGCTAGATGAACATGCAGGTTTGTGTTCGGGAATAGACCAAGAACGTGTGGCATCGGGTTCGAAGACTGATATGGCAGGTTTGCAAATGGACGGCATGCTTGCACCCATTATGGAAGTTTTTCATACGGAAAATATTGAAGGACATACGGTGGAGGAGGCCTCGGTACAGGAAGGAGATGCTTCAGTTTTTGAGGAGGTTGGGCGTAAGAATTATTGCTCAGATGGTCACACTTGCTCTGATTCGGACTCGGACGGGGAAGCGGATAATTTAGCTAAAGATAAAATTGTAGTCTCGGATTCAGATTctcaattgaataaaaaaaggaaagggaaatgTATTAAGGTAAGAGGTTCTTCCAGGGTCGTAAATAAGCCCGCCCGGCTTAATTTATGAAGCCATCTTTATTGTACTGGAATGCTCGGGGGATAGGTACGTCAAGAAAGCGCCTTAAAAAATTGGTATCTAAATTTCTTCCTCAAATTCTTGTTAGTGCTTGTGGTCTTCTTGATATGCCTTTTTGTGGGAATTCTTTTTCCTGGTGTAATGGTCACTCGGGGAGATCTAGGCAATGGGCGAGGCTTGATTGTTGCTTTCTTAATACTGCGGCTCTTGATATTTTTCCTGATGCTAAATTGGAATATTTATCTCGTACTTCTTCTGATCATGCACCTATGTCGATTTTTTTGGAGAATCAGTTTGTTTCTTATGGCTAtccttcttttaaatttcagcaaatgtgggtatCTCATGCCCAATTTTTTGAATGTGTTTTGAATTCTTGGAAGGTGGATGTGGTTGGAGGCTCTAGTTTAAATGTGCTGATGAATAAACTTAAAAGACTCAGAATTGCTTTGCGAGAGTGGAATAAGCATGTTTTTGGGAGGACGGAATTTCATATAGCAGAGCTTGAGGCTCGTATTAGGGGTTTGGAGGCTAGTCTGCAATCTGAATATATCAAAGATGTAGAGGATGATCTCGTGGTTTCTCAATTGGAGCTTTCAGTTTGGTTGGAGAGGGAAGAAAAGCGTTTGGCTCAACAAGCTAAACAAGGTTGGATTCAGAAGGGAGAAGCGACATCCACGTTCTTCCGTGCGGTCAGTCGTCGTAATCATAAAGTGGTGAAAGAGATGAAACTTGCAGATGGTACTATTCTTTCCTCACCAGAACAGATCCATGACGGGGCTATTTCTTATTTCTCACAATTCCTGGAGGTTGGTTCTTGTTGTGAAGAGCCGAATCTGGGGGGTTTGGTCATTCCTACTATTTCTCAGGGTGATAATGAATTTCTGGCTCGTATTCCATCATCCCAGGAAGTTTACGAAGCTCTTTGTTCCATTCCGGAAGATAGTAGTCTAGGTGctgatgggtttggatcggGATTCTATCGTTCATGTTGGCATATAGTGGGTAATGAGGTTGTTGATGCGGTTTCAGAGTTTTTTTGAGGTAAGAATCTTCTGAGGTTTTTTAATGCTACTTTCTTGGTTTTAATTCCTAAAGTGGATAATCCGacaagttttgataagtttagacCAATTAGCCTGTGTACCGTgttttacaaaatatgcactaaaattaTGGTTAATCGTCTTTCCCCCATATTGGCAAAAATTATATCTCCTGAACAAGGAGCTTTTCTTCCGGGTCGAagcatatttgagaatattagtattacacaAGAAATGATCCATTCTATTAATAAGCCGGCTCATGGTGGaaatgttgttttgaagattgacatggctaaagcatatgatagtgtAGACTGGtcttttcttttgcatgttCTTAAAGCATTCgggttttcagattt
Coding sequences within it:
- the LOC118344725 gene encoding uncharacterized protein LOC118344725, which encodes MAVTEGHQAISVVAPRLRSYADLILETPQPIPEVMVPFRSHKLVDGEVCIIFSKDEVDRSAIPFQYSLVLKFLRQRPSLDSIRAFIKTRWGLSNQPIVSSMSKLRNVFVRLALEEDFVKAFARENCEINGVPYRVFHWTTDFQEDQEPVRVPVWITLPGLPPNYYHESFLRSITAPIGRFLKRDNPTRCATRTDGARICLEMDISKEPIQALWIGTPRHPQSLYQIIEFETLPAYCPKCHVQGHNSKTCKGEGKKRNVQMKDPKDKATMEQVWVIKESKAGSLVQKGESSKVDGR